In the genome of Planctomyces sp. SH-PL62, the window AGCAAACCCCCTTGCGAAACGTCGGGGCGCCGCGTCCCGCTCCTCCGGAAGCCCCACCCAAGGCCCGCGCCCCGCCCGCGTGAAACCTTCGACGCACGGGTCCAGGTTTGATCCAGGTCGCTGGGCCAGGCCGCCGTCCGCGGATGTACCTGGAGGTCGAAAGTTGCTAATACCTTAAGGAAAGACTTCGCCACGTCGTCACCCGATCGTGGAACGCTTTCCCACTCAGCAGGGCTCATCAGTGAAATCCGTCACTCCGTGGATCGCGTCCCTTCTGGCCATCCTCGTCTGGGGGGTTTCGACGTTCGGCGAAGACTCGAACCCCAAATCCACATGGAAGCTCGGCGCCCCCATCGTCACCTACTGGGCGGGGCCGGGATCGCATACCCCATTGAACGACGTGACGGCCTCGCAACTTGCGGCCGGCGGCTGGAATCTGGGCTGGACGAAGCGCGCCGAGGACCTCGACATCTACGATCGCCACGGGCTGCGCGCGGTCCTTGAAATCGGCATGCCCGATCTCGACGACCCGGCGCAGGCCGAGGCGCTCGACGCCTTGATCGTCAAGGTCCGCGATCATCCGGCGCTCTATTCCTACTACCTGGCCGACGAGCCCGGTGCCGGCGCGTTCGCCAAGCTGGGCAAGATCATCTCCTGGATTCGTCGACGCGACCCGGCCCACATGGCCTTCATCTGCCTGCTGCCGACGTACGCGAGCGACGGCCAGCTCCAGGTCAGCGACGACGTCGCGGAGCGAGCCAGGGTCGGCTATCCGCAGGATTTCGCGGGCGTCAACACCAGCGACCTGACGGCGGTGCGGTACCGCGATCACCTGAGACAGTTCGTCGACGTCGTTCGGCCCGACCTGATCAGCTACGACCACTACCATTTCCAGCATTCCGGCGACGGCACCCAGTACTTCCTCAACCTCGCCCTGATCCGCTCGACCGCACTGGCGGCCGACGTCCCGTTCCTCAACGTCATCCAGGCCTGCGAATCCACGGGCGAAGGTCTACGCCTGCCCGATGAGCAGGAACTGCGCTGGCTCACCTACACCTCGCTCGCCTACGGAGCTCAGGGGTTGGCCCACTTTCGTTACGACACGGGATTCTGGAAAGACCCCAGGGAGACCAGCGTCCCGCTGCCGCGATTCTGGGCGGTCTCGCAGCTCAACCGCGAGTTCGTCGCCGTGGCGACCGAGCTTCAACCCCTCCGCTCACTCGGCGCCTACCATTCCGAAAAGGCACCCCTGGGCGGCGAGCCCCTCCCGGCCGGAAGCGCCTTCACGCCCGAACCGTCCTCGCGAGATTGGCTCCTCGGCTACTTCGGATCGTCGGTGGGAACTCCAACGCACGTCTTGGTCGTCAATCTGAATTACAAGGCGAGGACTCGAGTAGCGCTGAACGGCCCCGGCGACATGGAGGCGTTCCATGCGCCGACCGTGGTCTGGCGTCCCCTGCCGGGCGGCGATCGGATCGAACTCGACCTCCCCCCCGGTGGTGGAGTTCTGGTTCGCCTGAACCGATAGGTTCAGGTGAGGGCGAGCGGATCCAGGGGGCTCATGCGCCGGCGTGTGTTAGGCTAGGGGGGCCCGGACGAGTGACGAACGACCGTCGCCGCGCATCCGGCCTCGCGAAGCAGGAATGACCGGGAGCTAGCCTTGTCCGATCCATGCCCCTCCCCGCGGTCCTCGTCCCGGGGAGTTTCGATTCGCCGGCTGACCCTCTACCGCGTCGAGGTGCCGCTCAAGAAGCCGGTCAAGCACGCTTCGCACGAGCGAACGACCAGCGAGAACCTCGTCGTGCGCGTCGAGTTGGACGACGGCGCGACCGGCTTCGGCGAGGGCGTCCCCCGGTCGTACGTGACCGGCGAGACGATCGAGACCACCTTTCAGGCCCTCGAAAAGTGCGAATGGCCCCGCGCGATCGGTCGACCGGGCTCGTTCGCCGAGGTCGTGGCGACCCTGGAACGCCTGAGCCTCCCGGAGATCGACGACGACCCCCGTGGGATGCGCGGCAACGCCGCCCGCTGCGCGCTGGAATTGGCCGTGCTCGACGCCTACGGTCGGAGCTTCGGCGTTTCGCTCGGCGAGGCCGTGGCCCTGGCGACGGCCGACGGGCTGGAGCGGAACGCCCGCCCCCTCCCGGTCCGCTACAGCGCGGCGATCACGGCCGAATCGCGCCGCAAGGAGCGGATCTCGGCGATCAAGTTCCGGGTCTACGGCTTCCGAGACGTCAAGGCGAAGGTCGGCGTGGCCGGCCAGGACGACCCTGGGCGGCTGGAGACGATCCGCCGCATCCTCGGGCGTCGGATGGACATCCGCATCGACGCCAACGAGGCGTGGCGGGCCGACGAGCTGATCGAGAAGGTCGACCCCCTGCTCCGCTTCCGCCCTTCACTCCTGGAACAGCCGGTCGCCCACGCCGAGGTCGACGCCCTGGCGGATCTCCGGCCCCGCCTCGGACTCCCCGTGATGCTCGACGAGTCGCTCTGCGGCTGGCCGGACGGTATCGCGGCGGTCGACCGCAAGACGACCGACTTCTTCAACGTCCGACTTTCCAAGTGCGGCGGCGTGCTGCCGTCGCTCCGCCTGATCGGCCTGGCTCGCCGCAACGGGCTGGGCGTGCAGCTGGGCTGCCACCCCGGTGAGACGGCGATCCTCTCGGCCGCCGGCCGCCACGTGGCCAGTCGGGTCGCGGGCATTCGCTACCTTGAAGGATCTTACGATCGCCACATCCTCAAATCGAACGTGACTCGCGACGACCTCACGTTCGGCTATGGCGGCCGTGCGAGGCCGATCGAAGGCCCCGGCCTGGGGATGCGCGTCGACCCCGATCTGCTGGCCGCGATGACGACCGAGACCCGGGAGCTCGACCATGCCTGAGGTTGCGCACGAGGAGATCGAGTTCACAACCTCCGACGGCTACCCCTGCCGCGTCGCCCGCTGGCCGGCCGTCGGCGAAGCCCGAGGCCGGGTGGTCGTGCTGCACGGCGTCCAGAGCCACTCGGGATGGTATCCCGGACTGGGCAGACGGCTCGCGGAGGCGGGTTACGACGTCTCGTTCCCGAACCGGCGCGGCTCCGGCCCCAACCTTCAGGAACGAGGTCACACCCCATCCGCGCTCCGGCTGGTCGAGGACGTCGCCGAGTGGATCCAGCGGATCAAGGCCGAGGCGCCCTCCCTGCCCATCGCCCTGGCCGGGATCAGCTGGGGAGGAAAGATCGCCGTGTTGACGGCCGTCCGCAGGCCCGATCTGGTGGACGCCCTGGCCCTGATCTGCCCCGGCCTGGAGCCCCAGGTCGGGGTCACGTTCGCCGAGAAGCTGCGGATCGCTAAGGCGGTCTTCACAAACCGCCGGAAAACGTTCCCGATCCCCCTGGCCGACCCCGCCCTATTCACCGACGACCCCGAGAAGCAGGCGTTCATTCGCGACGATCCGATGGGGCTTCGGCAGGCGACGGCCGGGCTCTTGCTCGCCAGCTTCCTGATCGACCGGATGATCCGTCGAGCCCCGAAAAAGCTCCTCCAGCCGACGCTCCTCATGCTGGGGGGGCGGGATCGGATCGTCGACAACGCGCGAACTCGCGCGTACTTCGGGAGGGTGGCCGCCGAGGACCGTCAGATCCTGGAATATCCCGACGGCTGCCACACCTTCGAGTTCGATCCTGACCCGGGGCTCTATGCGAGCGATCTTGCGACCTGGCTGGAGCCCCGCCTGGCGGCGAAACGAGAGCGTCCCCGTTGATCGATCAGGATCACCGACTTCGGGGAGACCGGCTCGAACCCGCGCTGTCGTGAGCCGGGGCGGTGGATTCCGGCGACTCCGGGCGCTCGTCTCGGGTGGCCGAGGACCGTCGCCGGTTAGTCGTCTTGCGGTTGGCGGTGGTGGGCCGGGCCGGCTCGGAATCCAGCTTGAGCGCCAGCGAATTGATGCAGAAGCGGAGGCCGGTCGGCGCGGGGCCGTCGTTGAAGACGTGTCCGAGATGGGCGCCGCAGCGGGAACACATCACCTCGACGCGGGGCTCAGCTTCGCTCCGATCCAGGGCCTGTTCGAGAACCTTCGTGTTCAGGGGCCGCCAGAAACTCGGCCATCCCGTGCCGGACTCGAATTTATGGCGGGCGTCGAACAGCTCGGCCCCGCAGCAGACGCAGAGGAAGGTTCCCTTGAAGCGACCGTGCGAGTATCGCCCGGACCACGCCGGCTCGGTCGCCTTCATCCGGGTCACGAGATACTGGTCGTAGGTCAGGAGCTTCCGCCATTCTTCGTCGGTCTTGACGACGCGCTCGGGCTCCTTCGCGGACCTGTCGGCGGCCCCGGACTTCGACTCGACGGTCGCGACGGACGTCGGCGAATCAAGGACCGTCGGCTTCTCGGCGGGCGCCTCCTTGGCTTCCTGCGCCGTCCCATTGCCGGCGAGGATGACCAGGGCCGCCGCTGCGACGAAGTATCGGGATGACGCCAGCAGATGCGGGAAGATGTTCATGGTCCAGCCGCCCGTGGTTAAAGTCTGGATCCGCGCCCGCGTCGCAAATTCGAACACGCCTCGGTCGCATGGGATGATCTCGACTTCATTCTACCGGGCCGTCTAGGGCTGAGTGGCGGGATTCTCAGCGGCGAGCCTCGGGGAACGCTTCATCTCGGACTTCTCGGCCTTGAAAGCGGCTTCCAGGAGCGAGCCCGAGACGACGCCGGGGAATCCCTCGACGACGGCCACGTCGGTGCCGCGACGCTCGACGACCCGGCAGTCTCCGTCCGCGCATCTCCATAGCGAATCGGGCACTTCCTGGGGCTGGAATTTCTTGTCGCCCATCCGGTCGGTCTGATACCGGACCAGGGCTTGAGCGAACTCGCGGGCGTCGGATTCACTATCCCAGGTCGTCATCCA includes:
- a CDS encoding dipeptide epimerase gives rise to the protein MSDPCPSPRSSSRGVSIRRLTLYRVEVPLKKPVKHASHERTTSENLVVRVELDDGATGFGEGVPRSYVTGETIETTFQALEKCEWPRAIGRPGSFAEVVATLERLSLPEIDDDPRGMRGNAARCALELAVLDAYGRSFGVSLGEAVALATADGLERNARPLPVRYSAAITAESRRKERISAIKFRVYGFRDVKAKVGVAGQDDPGRLETIRRILGRRMDIRIDANEAWRADELIEKVDPLLRFRPSLLEQPVAHAEVDALADLRPRLGLPVMLDESLCGWPDGIAAVDRKTTDFFNVRLSKCGGVLPSLRLIGLARRNGLGVQLGCHPGETAILSAAGRHVASRVAGIRYLEGSYDRHILKSNVTRDDLTFGYGGRARPIEGPGLGMRVDPDLLAAMTTETRELDHA
- a CDS encoding alpha/beta fold hydrolase, whose product is MPEVAHEEIEFTTSDGYPCRVARWPAVGEARGRVVVLHGVQSHSGWYPGLGRRLAEAGYDVSFPNRRGSGPNLQERGHTPSALRLVEDVAEWIQRIKAEAPSLPIALAGISWGGKIAVLTAVRRPDLVDALALICPGLEPQVGVTFAEKLRIAKAVFTNRRKTFPIPLADPALFTDDPEKQAFIRDDPMGLRQATAGLLLASFLIDRMIRRAPKKLLQPTLLMLGGRDRIVDNARTRAYFGRVAAEDRQILEYPDGCHTFEFDPDPGLYASDLATWLEPRLAAKRERPR
- the msrB gene encoding peptide-methionine (R)-S-oxide reductase MsrB — its product is MFEFATRARIQTLTTGGWTMNIFPHLLASSRYFVAAAALVILAGNGTAQEAKEAPAEKPTVLDSPTSVATVESKSGAADRSAKEPERVVKTDEEWRKLLTYDQYLVTRMKATEPAWSGRYSHGRFKGTFLCVCCGAELFDARHKFESGTGWPSFWRPLNTKVLEQALDRSEAEPRVEVMCSRCGAHLGHVFNDGPAPTGLRFCINSLALKLDSEPARPTTANRKTTNRRRSSATRDERPESPESTAPAHDSAGSSRSPRSR